TTAGCCCCTGATTTGTAACTCCTCTTCTACTCACAGAGGACTGAGATGAAGCGTCAGTTTCAATGGCCTTTCTTAATTTACTAAAGCAATTATCACAGACACGATAAGGCTTATTGGGATTTGGTGCCATGGAGGCCTTTAGAGACTTCTTACTGCTGCATGAATGACAAAATACAAGTCCACAATTATAACAATTGTGAcgttttcttttgaaattaaatGGCAGACGGCATCCAGAACACATAGATTGATCCACACCAGAGACCCACTTATGAAGGCAGATAGTTGCAGTAAAATTAGTACCACAAGCAATACTTTTGACTTGCTTGTCTTTCAAAGCTTCTACTAATGTGGGGGAATTTCTATCATCCGTATCCCCATGTCCTAATCGACCATTTGCTCCTTTGCCCCAAGTGTAAACTTCAGTTCTTGAAGTTAAAACTGCAACATGATAAGCACCACAAGCTATCTCCTCCACAAAACTCTTTGCAAGTTTTCCTTCAACACGGGTTGGGAGTTTCCCATCAGCTTGGGGATTTCCTAGCTGCCCATAAACAGGACTTCCCATTGTGTAAACATGGCCTGAGGTAGTAAGAGCAACTGTCAGACTATGCCCACAGGCAACTCGACAAAAGTTGGGATCAACAAGAGCAGCAACACAGGTAGGCACAAGTTTTGCCTCCTTGTCACCATGGCCAAGTCGACCTTTATCACCATCTCCCCATGTAAACAACTTTCCTGATGAGCAGTTGCTAGAACTAGGATTCCCAACCATGATTTCTACAACTGCAGCAGTATGCCAAACACCACAAGCTGATATCACAGTGCGGTGGCCCTTGAGGGACTCCACTTCCCTGGGTTTTGAAACACTTTTTGTATCTCCATGGCCCAGAACACCAAATGTTCCATCACCAAAAGTGAACAACTGACCAGATGAGGTTACAACAGCTGTGTGCCAGGGTCCACAAGAGATAGATGACACATGTATACCCTCCAATGGCCCATTCACTCTTTTTGGGACCCAGTGACTCACTTCATTTCCATGCCCGAGAAGACCAAAATTGTAAGTTCCATCACCCCATGTGTACAGATCACCAGACAAGGTTACAGCACAAGTATGGTACTCCCCACATGCTACAAGCTCAATGTTGGTATTGCTGAGGGAATCAATAAGCTTTGGATGCAAAACATCAGAATCTACACCATGGCCAAGCCTGCCGCCCGACTCTTCTCCCCAGGAGAAGATCTCTCCTTGCTTGGTCACTAAAGCTGCATGTCGTCCACCACAAGCTATGTTTTGAACATCAAGTACTACTGCAGATTCTAAAGCTTTAGGCAACAAAGAATCCATTTTCATGCCAAAACAGCTTCCAACTCTATGACTTCCACCACCCAGAACACCATCACCTGTGCCTTCTCCCCAAATGAAAACATCCCCTAAGGCATCACCATCATCATGACCAGAACCTTGGCTTGATGAGCTAACAGCACTTGATAAACTTACTCTAAAAGCATCCATTGTCATTGCCTTCATGTGTCCATGTACACTGTCTGAGCCTCCTGATGACAATGAATGAACAGAACCACTGGCAGAATCTGAAGGGAAGAAACCCTTAGGAGGAACAGCATATAATATTACATCTGAAAATGCCTTCTCCATGACACTCTTAGGGGGGCTTTCATATGGACTATGAAGGCGAAGGTGATCTCCACCATCCTGAAACAACCATTAACAGATTCATCCACTTAATATTCTCAACTTAGGAAAGAAAACCAAAAGGTAAACAAATATACCTTTTGCAAGCTATCAGCACTACCAAATGGAGAATTCAGAGGAGAACTTCTTCGAGTATATGTTCTAGGACTATTTGCTTCAGATGGAATTCCATCACTCCTTGATTCTGTTCTCCATTTTCGATGATGGCCGCCACGTGAAATTAATGCTTTTAGACCGCTAAACCATACCTCAGCTTCATCTTTATCCTTGCAAATCTGGTACACGAGGATCGGATAGTTGAGTTAAATTTATCGAGCACAAAATATAAATACTATTCTTGACAGTTAAGGGAGAAAACAAATGATAGAAGGGCCATACAAACAATCAATTGCACTGAAGAAAGTTTAAGGGAAGAGCATAGCTACTCCAATGAGAATTCTTACCAAATCCAATGACCTGTCATTGTATATTAGAGAGAATGACTGGTACTCCTTCTCAGGCCGTGGATACCTTTGAAAAATCGGCTGGAAGATAATGGAGTTGAGTTAGTACATTaacaaaaaaacctaaaagTTCAATAAGAAGCCATCACAAAATCCAAAGGCAATACAAGAAATCTGGAGACAAATACACAAGTACCAACACTTATTAGCATTCAGAACAATCTTTGAGAAACAGATTCTTCTACACTAACAACAGTCATCATTTGAAAATGCCAGCATTACAATTCCAGAACCTCGATTAGTGTAGTTTCAACAAGCAATTCATTATGGCTAATATATAACTCATAAGACTGAATTAATAGCCTTAAGCTGAAAGATTCAAGAAACCAATGACCACTGCATGGACACAAGATTCAGGTGATAACATCACTTAATTAATGATGACAATGTTCCTCAGTGAATGGACAAGATTTGAAAGCACAGAAAAACCTTTTTCATGTATAGAAACTGAAAGCTCAAATTTTTACTTAAGGCTACACTTTGTCCAACTGAAGagtccaaaaaattattttttttctggaAAACTATTTTGGTGGGTTCAAATGCCAGGCATCACACAATATATTTCTGTGAGGATAAGAGTGGCTTATGAATCTGCACTATATATTTCTGTGAGCATAAGTGTGGCTTATGAATGCAGTATAGAAAATAAGGAACAAGGTTTTGATTTTGCCAGGTCACAAGAACCCCCCTCCCCCCATTTCCTCTACCTCCCCATTTCATTCGTTGATGGACTGATGAGGGATGGAAATGGTAGAACATTTGACCTTTTAATTGGGGAAATGGAATGCTCAAATCTATCATTTAAAATAGAGGGAAAGAGTGCTTCTAAGTGCAATTTGCTTGCTTCCATCAAGCAGAGGGATTGGTGGTCATTACAACTGTAACTTGGACTGAGCTAGAATGATACCCGCTTCATCTGCCCAAAATTTATTTGGATTGTACCCTGATTGAGTTTGGAGTGAGCTGAATTTGGTCAGTATTTGTATCCAAAATTAAGCTCAACATATGATCAACTCAGCCTGATGCCAAACTAAAATACCACTTTGATAAATTTCCTCCGTCTGTATATAAAATTCTTCtcatttcttattaaaaaaaatattaataataattttcctcCATAAATTCATTGTGTTCATACTATGTGCTTGTGGGGTGGGGAGGAAGGGGGGTATTGAGAGAGGTTGGTTGGGATGGGAATTGACTGCCCCCTCTCTCGCCTTTTCTCTCCCAAACACCTTTCTTGTTCTCTCTTCACATGGCACCACTATTTTCACAGGCGTACCCatctcaaccaaacatgggttTAGACCATGCGTTGGAAAATCTGCCAGCTCGTGTGGCAAATTATTGAAGATTTTTTCCAGCTTATATGAGCTGTAGCAATTGTAAGTCCTAGgattctttcctttcctttgctAGCAttcttcacttattttatttatctttgataGCATAACCATAGGCATTACTTCCTAGACAGTTTTTAGACAATTATTCTATACATATTCATGTGTATTCCTATGCAATAAACATAGCAGAAGGTATTCTCACAAATGCTTCTAGATCTGAATGAAAACATGATATCAAAGCTAGAATTTTCTTTGTCCTAATCACTTGCATTCTTAGTGTTCTGTGCCTTCATTgctaggaatttttttttataacatattcCATTAGTTTCTGAACTTTTAGAAACTGCCACTTCAACTTAGGCCTTCATTGCCTCTATCTTTTTCTTGATCTTCATACCCTTTCTTCCACTCATAATGTCAAACACCTCAAAGGTTGATTCCTCAATATTGAGCCAAGCCACAATCCAACAGTCAACACCACCAGCTGAATTCCAGAATATAGCAAGATCCTTCAGACTCAATGGAGAAATTATCTAGAGTGGTCGCAGTTAGTAAAGATGTATATTAAGGGCAAAGGGAAGTTGAGCTATCTGATTAGACCCATGGTGAGCAAGGGTGATCCAAGGTTTGTTGTGTGGGACTCAAATCATGTCATGGCTTTGAAATTTTATGCAGCTAGAGATAAGCTGCACATGCATGTTCCTCTCAACAGCCAAGGAAATCTGGGTGTCCATGTGTCATACCTATTCTAAGGTAAATGATGCAACCCAAATCTTTGAACCAAAGACAAGGATTCACAACACCAAACAAGGTACACTTTCTATAACTGAGTACTACAATGTTATTAGAAGTCTTTGACTTGAACTTGatcaatatcaaaatttaagaatCAAGTGCACCATAGATGCAACAATACATTAAGAGTTCATTGAACGAGAGAGATTGTATGATTTCTCAACTAGTTTGAATATGGAATTGGATCCAAGTAAAGGTCTAAATTCTTGGGAAAGAGCCATTCCCATCTCTAAACAAAGCCTTTGCAATCTTTAAAGGAGAAATTTAATGTTAGAAAAGGGAAGCACTAGAAACGGATCTGCTTTAGCCATCTCAAAACCAAATGGAAATTAAGGAAGCGCTACTGCTAATGTTGCACTCTAGTAGAAACAAAGGTAAGAAAACAAGTGAGAAAGACTCTTTATAGTGCAACTATTGCAAGAAAAATAGGCACACAAGAGAGACATGTTGGAAGCTCCATGGCAAGCCCATAAATTTCTTCAACGGGAATGAGGGTACCGGGGGGAGGGAGGGGGGAGAAGGAATTTTGGCTACAAATCACTCGCAAATCTTgttgaaaatggaggaaaacaGCAATAAGAAAGCTCTGGCTGAGAAATGGAGCTCAACAAGGAGGAAATTAAGAAACTTAAATAGTTCATTTCTAAGCTGGAAAAACCTATGGGGCATAGTCATTTTGCTAAAACAAGTAAATATTCCCTTGCCTTGAGTGCCTCTAAAAATCAGTTTTCCAACCCTTGGATCATTGATTCAAGGGCTTCGGACTATATGACCAATTCTTCAAAAGTCTTTTCTAGTTACATTCCATGCCCagaaaatcaaaagataaaaaatgttGATGCTATCTTAGTAATTATGGCTGGTCAAGGAGATGTCTTCCTAACATCTTCTTTAACCTTAAGAAATATCTTACATGTTCCAAAACTATCAATAAATTTGTTGTTTACTCCTCAAATTACTAAGGACCCAAATTGCTCAATAAAGTTTACACAAACTGAATGTTTTTTCAGGACATTCTTATGGGGAAAGTGATTGGACATACTAGAAAAGAAGGGGGACTGTATCTCTTTGAAGCTAAAAGTGGCACAAGATGTCCTACTCCTCATACCTATTTATCAGAACATCCTACTCCAACCAAGGACCAAGTTCGGTTATCCCATTTTTTGTCTTGGTCATCCAccttttttattgttgaaaattttcccAATATGTTTGAAAAACTAAATGTTTAAAACTTCCATTGTGATGTTTGTGAGTATGCTAAACATCACCATGTGTCTTTTccttaaataataagaaaagatGAGAAAGTCTTGCAAGCGTCATGGTCTCGTATGAAGTTCACGGATTAAGCTCTAGTGGAGGAGGCAAATAGGTTTCCTAACTCTCCTAGCTTGGGGATTTTGGATTCTGGGAGGCAACTTCAGATGTTACAGCAAGATGGCTGTTTGTTGGAGGCTGCGGGAAGCAATTCAAAGAACTCTTTGGATTAGGAGTTGGCAGTTAGGGATGAGGAGTTGGGATCCTCTAGGGCCCTGGAGCATGTCAACAATTTAGAGGGAGAGGATCTTGTTTGCCTTCCCAGTAAGTTTGTTCAATTCAGCAACTTTGTGGGGATGCTAGTTGCGAGGTTCAAGAAGGAGATTAGTTCGTTTCTGAAGAATTTGGAGGAAAGAAAAGGGTGATGGGTTAAGATCTCAGGCGGAAAGAAGATTTCGGCTTCCCGTCTCGAGAGGGAATTATGGAAGCTTGAGTGCGCTGTTAGTTACAATAGCTCTTCGTGCTCCTTCAAAGGAAAGTGGAGAATTAACGGGGTTCCACAATTGTCTTGTGAGGGaattgttttgtttcttttgttataTGAGGTTTCCGAGGGGGTTGGTTTCAGGGGGCTGGCTTTATTGTGTAGGGTGGTAGGTTTTCTGTTCCCCTCTTGCTTGCCTTGTGACCTGTCcttgtatacttcgtgtgtactCCAATGCGTCGTTTTGcaagcgcttttaatatatttttttcaatgttttcagaaccggaccggtcatcgaactggaaaagttaccggttcacggttcactggttgGACCGGTGGTCGAACCGCGGTCGAACcagtgacgtcataaatatgtaatttatatattattaaaattaaaaataattataaaaattttaaaatatatatgaataaattaaaatcaataatattatttatatctttgatattatcaaattaaatcatattaatattttaaattttattaaatgaaatatgtataatatttaaatgtgaatatattaaaaatgaaaatttaaactaattttataattttaaaaaatattatattatttttatttaatattataaaaaatgttaaaatctaatatatattgttttgtttggcatGTTAGATAACAAAATGCATGTAGCCGAGTGGTGTCCTATTCTGATGGTACAACCTGAGGTGCAAGGTTCAAGCCCTCTTGGTGGAGAGgcttgttatatttttttcattgataagttagcaatcccacatcggattgTGAGAGGAAACAGGCTGCAAAGGATGCCTATAAAAGCCATCCTCACCTAAGGCAAAGTCATCACTTGGGCTCAAGACTCAGCCCATAAAATTGTGGGGATGGGTGTGGGCCTTGTCATAATAAGACAAGGCCCAGCATGGGCTTTAGCCCAAAACATTTAGACCTAATGGAACCCCCCTTCCATGTTTGCAAAATCAGGGGTTAACTTGAACTGTTCGGTTCGTTTAGAACCGTCCGGTTCCACCGGGTCATCGGTCCGACCGTTGGTTTAAGCGGTTCGATACCGGTCCAATCCCTCAACGGTCTAATAGAGCAAATCGAACCGAAAGTGCGACCGGTTGACGGTTGAACCGGCcagtccggtccggtttttaaaacattgaatttttttacctatcaaaaaacaataagaaaatttttgttcCATTTAGTTTGATCCATATGGATGTTAGGGGACCTACTAAAGTTAATAGTGTTTATGGTGGTAAGttggtttgttttgtttgttgatAACTGCACTCGGTTTACTTGGGTATATCTCATGAAACAAAAGTTTAGGTTAGCACAATCTTTCCCATTTTTCATAACAagcaaaaaaaatcaatttgatgccAAGGTCCTAACAATAAGGTCAGACAATGGAAGAGAGTACTTCAATTAATACCTTAACCTTATGTCTAAAAGAAAGGAATCATTCATTATCCCTCCTATACCCTTTACAAAATAGGATAGCTAAGCTTAAAAATGGGTCTATTGAAGATCATTAGggctttgatttttcaaatgaatgttTCAAAGTGATTTTGGGAAGAGGCTGTCATATCTACTACATACCTCATAAATAAGCTACCCTCTCGTATTCTTAACAATGTTAGCTCTATTGAAACGATTTCtagattttttccaaaatttgatggTTTCAATTGGCTTTCCCCAAGGATCTTTGGGTGTGTAGCCTTTGTACATATCTATGCCCACTAAAGAAGTAAACCTGACCCAAGAACCCTTAAATGAATCTTTGTTTGTTATTCTCCTACAAAAAAGGGTTATTAGTGCTATCACCCAACTTCTAAATGGTTTTTTGCCACTATGGATGTATCATTTAGTGAAAAACAACCTTTTTTTCCCTAATCCTTATCTTTGATGGGAGCCTTTTGTAGAAGATAAAGAATTCTTTTCTAGCCTACCTACTCTTCCAATCATAGATAACTCCACCAAAACTGTCCAAGCTGAGGAATCAGATTGGATTCATGGGATCCATCAAATATTCTTCTTTGCTTGAGACTTTTGGGGAAGATACAGCCAATCAACTCATGAGATGGGATTGGATTCATGTCAATAGGTACTGGTGGCACAAATAAAGGGAGGAGATGGGCCAAGCATATTTTCTTCAAAGTGTGTGCACTCACAATTTCTAGTCTTTGTATTTTTCCATGTTTAGGTTGGCTTGGCTACTCCCTCATTCAGTCAAGGATATGTGGCAAGGTTGGCCTGGTAGCTTGGTGGGTAAGGGTAATAAAAAGGCATGGAAGATGGTTCCCCTCTTTGCTTGTTTTGATGAGTCTAAAAAGAGCAAAACTGGAGGAATTTTTATGGCTTAAGTGCAAACTTAATTAGCATTAAGAGAGCTACAAAAATCCATGTTCATGAGTCTAAAAGTCCAAATGGCTACAAGAGATGTGAAttaatacacacacacacacacacacacacacacacacttcaTTGATAGCTTAGGGAGTGGCCATGCTGATTTTGCCTctagttttccttttttatcaCTTTCCTGACATAACTAGCATACTCTGTGTGTGCATGGGTTTTGACCTGTTTTATGATTTGTGC
The sequence above is drawn from the Vitis riparia cultivar Riparia Gloire de Montpellier isolate 1030 chromosome 6, EGFV_Vit.rip_1.0, whole genome shotgun sequence genome and encodes:
- the LOC117916121 gene encoding PH, RCC1 and FYVE domains-containing protein 1 isoform X2, whose translation is MSRTDRMASDLSRTGAAERDTEQALTALKKGAYLLKYGRRGKPKFCPFRLSNDESVLIWFSGKEEKLLKLSHVSRIISGQRTPIFQRYPRPEKEYQSFSLIYNDRSLDLICKDKDEAEVWFSGLKALISRGGHHRKWRTESRSDGIPSEANSPRTYTRRSSPLNSPFGSADSLQKDGGDHLRLHSPYESPPKSVMEKAFSDVILYAVPPKGFFPSDSASGSVHSLSSGGSDSVHGHMKAMTMDAFRVSLSSAVSSSSQGSGHDDGDALGDVFIWGEGTGDGVLGGGSHRVGSCFGMKMDSLLPKALESAVVLDVQNIACGGRHAALVTKQGEIFSWGEESGGRLGHGVDSDVLHPKLIDSLSNTNIELVACGEYHTCAVTLSGDLYTWGDGTYNFGLLGHGNEVSHWVPKRVNGPLEGIHVSSISCGPWHTAVVTSSGQLFTFGDGTFGVLGHGDTKSVSKPREVESLKGHRTVISACGVWHTAAVVEIMVGNPSSSNCSSGKLFTWGDGDKGRLGHGDKEAKLVPTCVAALVDPNFCRVACGHSLTVALTTSGHVYTMGSPVYGQLGNPQADGKLPTRVEGKLAKSFVEEIACGAYHVAVLTSRTEVYTWGKGANGRLGHGDTDDRNSPTLVEALKDKQVKSIACGTNFTATICLHKWVSGVDQSMCSGCRLPFNFKRKRHNCYNCGLVFCHSCSSKKSLKASMAPNPNKPYRVCDNCFSKLRKAIETDASSQSSVSRRGVTNQGLNELIDKDEKFDSRSRVQLARFSSMESLKQAESRTSKRNKKLEFNSSRVSPIPNGGSQWGGALKSLNPVFGSSKKFFSASVPGSRIVSRTTSPISRRPSPPRAATPTPTLEGLTSPKIVVDDAKRTNDSLSQEVIKLRVQSLSGLQLEPLLGLNLEPHTSPVQLLATYCLNLDL
- the LOC117916121 gene encoding PH, RCC1 and FYVE domains-containing protein 1 isoform X1, with translation MSRTDRMASDLSRTGAAERDTEQALTALKKGAYLLKYGRRGKPKFCPFRLSNDESVLIWFSGKEEKLLKLSHVSRIISGQRTPIFQRYPRPEKEYQSFSLIYNDRSLDLICKDKDEAEVWFSGLKALISRGGHHRKWRTESRSDGIPSEANSPRTYTRRSSPLNSPFGSADSLQKDGGDHLRLHSPYESPPKSVMEKAFSDVILYAVPPKGFFPSDSASGSVHSLSSGGSDSVHGHMKAMTMDAFRVSLSSAVSSSSQGSGHDDGDALGDVFIWGEGTGDGVLGGGSHRVGSCFGMKMDSLLPKALESAVVLDVQNIACGGRHAALVTKQGEIFSWGEESGGRLGHGVDSDVLHPKLIDSLSNTNIELVACGEYHTCAVTLSGDLYTWGDGTYNFGLLGHGNEVSHWVPKRVNGPLEGIHVSSISCGPWHTAVVTSSGQLFTFGDGTFGVLGHGDTKSVSKPREVESLKGHRTVISACGVWHTAAVVEIMVGNPSSSNCSSGKLFTWGDGDKGRLGHGDKEAKLVPTCVAALVDPNFCRVACGHSLTVALTTSGHVYTMGSPVYGQLGNPQADGKLPTRVEGKLAKSFVEEIACGAYHVAVLTSRTEVYTWGKGANGRLGHGDTDDRNSPTLVEALKDKQVKSIACGTNFTATICLHKWVSGVDQSMCSGCRLPFNFKRKRHNCYNCGLVFCHSCSSKKSLKASMAPNPNKPYRVCDNCFSKLRKAIETDASSQSSVSRRGVTNQGLNELIDKDEKFDSRSRVQLARFSSMESLKQAESRTSKRNKKLEFNSSRVSPIPNGGSQWGGALKSLNPVFGSSKKFFSASVPGSRIVSRTTSPISRRPSPPRAATPTPTLEGLTSPKIVVDDAKRTNDSLSQEVIKLRVQVENLTRKAQLQEVELERTTKQLKEAIAIAGEETARCKAAKEVIKSLTAQLKDMAERLPVGAARNTKSPSFTSLGSNPASSDLSSLSIDRINGQITSQEPDLNGSNGQLLSNGSSTTNNRSSGHNRLGHLEATIRNGSRTKESEHRNDNEWVEQDEPGVYITLTSLPGGVKDLKRVRFSRKRFSEKQAEQWWAENRARVYEQYNVRMIDKSSVGVGSEDLAH